One Chryseobacterium indoltheticum DNA segment encodes these proteins:
- the dnaK gene encoding molecular chaperone DnaK: MSKIIGIDLGTTNSCVAVMEGKDAVVIPNAEGKRTTPSIVAFTEDGERKVGDPAKRQAVTNPNKTVYSIKRFIGTHFKDDASEVSRVPYAVVSGPNDTVKVKIDDREYTPQEISAMILQKMKKTAEDYLGQEVTRAVITVPAYFNDAQRQATKEAGEIAGLKVERIINEPTAAALAYGMDKSHKDQKIAVYDLGGGTFDVSILDLGDGVFEVLSTNGDTHLGGDDFDDVIINWMADEFKAEEGVDLKGDAIALQRLKEAAEKAKIELSSSPQTEINLPYITATATGPKHLVKTLTKAKFEQLSADLVRRSMEPCKKALSDAGLSISDIDEVILVGGSTRIPIIQEEVEKFFGKKPSKGVNPDEVVAIGAAIQGGVLTGDVTDVLLLDVTPLSLGIETMGSVFTKLIDANTTIPTKKSEVFSTASDNQPAVSIRVGQGERPMFNDNKEIGRFDLTDIPPAQRGVPQIEVTFDIDANGILSVSAKDKGTGKEQSIKIQASSGLSDEEIERMKKEAQENSAADNKRKEEVEIFNKADGLIFQTEKQLKEFGDKLSADKKAAIETAHTELKAAFEAKNGDDVKAKTEALDAAWMAASEEMYAQGQGADAGAQQTQGQANGAEDVQDADFEEVK; this comes from the coding sequence ATGAGTAAAATAATCGGAATTGACTTAGGTACAACCAACTCTTGCGTTGCAGTAATGGAAGGTAAAGATGCTGTAGTTATCCCTAATGCAGAAGGAAAAAGAACAACACCTTCTATCGTAGCGTTTACAGAAGATGGTGAAAGAAAAGTAGGTGATCCTGCAAAAAGACAGGCTGTAACAAACCCTAACAAAACTGTATATTCTATCAAAAGATTCATCGGAACACATTTCAAAGATGATGCTTCTGAAGTTTCAAGAGTGCCTTACGCAGTGGTAAGCGGACCAAATGATACGGTAAAAGTAAAAATTGACGACAGAGAATATACTCCACAGGAAATTTCTGCAATGATTCTTCAGAAAATGAAGAAAACTGCTGAAGATTATCTTGGACAGGAAGTAACAAGAGCGGTAATCACTGTTCCGGCTTACTTTAATGATGCTCAGAGACAAGCTACAAAAGAAGCAGGAGAAATCGCTGGTCTTAAAGTAGAAAGAATTATCAACGAGCCTACAGCAGCAGCTTTGGCTTATGGTATGGATAAATCTCACAAAGATCAAAAAATCGCTGTTTATGACCTTGGTGGTGGTACTTTCGACGTTTCTATCCTTGATTTAGGTGACGGCGTTTTCGAAGTATTATCTACAAATGGTGATACACACTTAGGAGGTGATGACTTTGATGATGTAATTATCAACTGGATGGCAGACGAATTCAAAGCTGAAGAAGGGGTAGATCTTAAAGGTGATGCAATTGCATTACAAAGATTGAAAGAAGCAGCTGAAAAAGCAAAAATTGAATTGTCTTCTTCTCCTCAAACTGAAATCAATCTTCCTTATATCACAGCTACAGCTACAGGTCCTAAACACTTAGTGAAGACTTTAACTAAAGCTAAATTTGAGCAGTTATCTGCAGATTTGGTAAGAAGATCTATGGAGCCTTGTAAAAAAGCACTTTCTGATGCAGGTCTTTCTATCTCGGATATCGACGAAGTAATCTTGGTAGGTGGTTCTACAAGAATCCCAATCATCCAGGAAGAAGTTGAAAAATTCTTCGGTAAAAAACCTTCAAAAGGTGTTAACCCGGATGAGGTTGTAGCAATTGGTGCAGCAATCCAAGGTGGAGTTTTAACTGGAGATGTAACTGACGTTCTTTTATTAGACGTTACGCCACTTTCTTTAGGTATCGAAACAATGGGTTCTGTTTTCACTAAATTAATTGATGCAAACACTACAATCCCAACTAAAAAATCTGAAGTATTCTCTACAGCTTCTGACAATCAGCCGGCTGTAAGCATCAGAGTAGGACAGGGTGAGAGACCAATGTTCAACGATAATAAAGAGATTGGTAGATTTGACCTTACAGATATTCCACCAGCACAAAGAGGTGTTCCTCAGATTGAAGTAACTTTCGATATCGATGCAAACGGAATCTTGAGCGTTTCTGCTAAAGATAAAGGAACCGGTAAAGAGCAGTCTATTAAAATTCAGGCTTCTTCAGGTCTTTCTGACGAGGAAATCGAAAGAATGAAAAAAGAAGCTCAGGAAAACTCTGCAGCCGATAACAAGAGAAAAGAAGAAGTTGAAATTTTCAACAAAGCTGACGGATTGATCTTCCAGACTGAAAAGCAATTGAAAGAGTTTGGTGATAAATTATCTGCTGACAAAAAAGCAGCTATCGAAACAGCTCACACAGAATTGAAAGCAGCTTTCGAAGCTAAAAACGGAGACGATGTAAAAGCTAAAACTGAAGCTTTAGATGCAGCTTGGATGGCAGCTTCAGAAGAAATGTATGCACAAGGACAAGGTGCAGATGCAGGAGCTCAACAAACTCAAGGTCAGGCAAACGGAGCAGAAGATGTTCAGGATGCAGACTTTGAAGAAGTCAAGTAA
- the ppk1 gene encoding polyphosphate kinase 1 yields the protein MSLHFNPRDVTWLAFNERVLQEAMDENVPLHLRIRFLGIFSNNLDEFFRVRVAGLKRAMDFKEKVIAESFYQPPSKILQRINEIVMTQQADFDKTWKKIQLEMADQKVFIKTSRNLTAKQKEFVRQYFDEVVEANVIPILLHENTPMPYMRDKSLYLGVAMRKKDWNYHSNYAIIEIPSRFVGRFVLLPTEDPEEKNVMLLEDVITFNLPHIFSYFGYDEFSANAFKVTKDAEMDIDNDIKTNFAEKIEKGLKNRRKGKPTRFVFDKDMDKAMLELLIRKLNLSKKDSIIPGGKIHNFKHFMDFPDVIEYSKKPVERTSFTHQAFEHGERVTDVILKQDVLLSFPYHTYTPVIDLLREAAMDPDVKSIQITAYRLASNSKISNALIYAARNGKEVTVMLELQARFDEESNLMWKEMFEPEGITVLIGIPDKKVHAKLCIIKKRAHNKTLQYGFVSTGNFNEKTAKIYGDHLIMTSDRGIMADINKVFTVLKKPKEDYLSVLKTCKNLLVCPLFMREKIEHYIDKEIEEAKAGRKAEMIIKANSVSDRALIIKMYEAAQAGVVIRVIVRGIYCAINQKDFKQKIKAISIVDEYLEHARVMYFYNKGSEDIYISSADWMNRNLDHRIEAAVKISDKNLKKELKDILDIQLKDNVKARILDKKLSNEYISNGEKECRSQIETYKYLKAKTTVK from the coding sequence ATGTCTTTACATTTTAATCCCAGAGATGTTACCTGGTTAGCATTTAACGAAAGAGTATTACAGGAAGCGATGGACGAAAACGTGCCACTTCATCTTAGAATTCGTTTTCTTGGGATTTTCTCAAATAATCTTGATGAGTTTTTCAGAGTACGTGTTGCCGGTCTGAAGCGTGCGATGGATTTTAAAGAAAAAGTAATTGCCGAATCATTTTATCAGCCGCCTTCGAAAATTCTTCAGAGAATTAACGAGATTGTTATGACTCAACAAGCTGACTTCGATAAAACCTGGAAAAAAATTCAGCTTGAGATGGCAGACCAGAAGGTTTTCATTAAAACTTCAAGAAACCTCACTGCCAAACAGAAAGAATTTGTACGACAATATTTTGATGAAGTGGTAGAAGCCAACGTTATCCCGATTCTTCTTCACGAAAACACTCCAATGCCCTACATGAGAGACAAAAGTCTTTATCTGGGTGTTGCGATGAGAAAAAAAGACTGGAATTATCACAGCAATTATGCAATTATTGAAATTCCGTCGCGTTTTGTAGGAAGATTTGTACTGTTGCCAACAGAAGATCCTGAAGAAAAAAACGTGATGCTGCTTGAGGACGTTATCACATTCAACTTACCGCATATTTTCTCTTATTTCGGATATGACGAGTTCTCTGCCAATGCTTTTAAAGTAACCAAAGATGCAGAAATGGATATTGATAACGACATCAAAACCAATTTTGCCGAAAAAATAGAAAAAGGGCTTAAAAACCGTAGAAAAGGAAAACCGACCCGGTTTGTTTTCGATAAAGACATGGATAAAGCAATGCTCGAATTGCTGATCCGAAAATTAAATTTAAGCAAAAAAGACAGTATTATTCCTGGCGGAAAGATCCACAATTTCAAACATTTTATGGATTTCCCCGATGTCATTGAATACAGCAAAAAACCGGTAGAAAGAACGTCTTTTACGCATCAGGCTTTTGAGCATGGCGAAAGAGTGACAGATGTTATTCTGAAACAAGATGTTTTATTGAGCTTTCCCTATCATACCTACACACCGGTAATCGACCTTTTGCGTGAAGCTGCAATGGATCCTGATGTGAAATCGATTCAGATTACCGCTTACCGTTTGGCAAGTAATTCAAAAATAAGCAATGCGTTGATCTACGCTGCCAGAAATGGTAAAGAAGTGACCGTTATGCTCGAGCTCCAGGCAAGATTTGATGAAGAATCGAATTTGATGTGGAAAGAAATGTTTGAGCCTGAAGGAATCACTGTTTTAATCGGAATTCCTGACAAAAAAGTACACGCCAAACTTTGCATTATTAAAAAACGAGCACACAATAAAACCCTACAATATGGTTTTGTAAGCACCGGAAACTTTAATGAAAAAACGGCTAAAATATATGGTGATCATTTGATAATGACTTCAGACAGAGGCATTATGGCAGATATTAATAAAGTATTTACCGTTCTGAAAAAACCAAAAGAAGATTATCTGTCGGTTCTGAAGACCTGCAAAAACTTGTTGGTTTGTCCGCTATTTATGCGCGAAAAAATTGAGCATTATATTGATAAAGAAATTGAAGAAGCCAAAGCCGGAAGAAAAGCAGAAATGATCATTAAGGCAAATTCGGTAAGTGACCGTGCTTTAATTATCAAAATGTACGAGGCAGCGCAAGCCGGTGTAGTAATAAGAGTGATTGTGAGGGGAATTTATTGTGCCATTAATCAAAAAGATTTTAAACAGAAAATAAAAGCAATAAGCATTGTTGATGAATATCTGGAGCATGCAAGAGTAATGTATTTTTACAATAAAGGCTCTGAAGATATCTATATTTCTTCTGCCGACTGGATGAATAGGAATTTGGATCACCGAATTGAAGCAGCGGTAAAAATTTCCGATAAAAATCTTAAAAAAGAGCTGAAAGATATTCTTGATATTCAGTTAAAGGATAATGTAAAAGCAAGAATTTTAGACAAAAAACTGAGCAACGAATACATCAGCAACGGTGAAAAAGAATGCCGCTCTCAGATTGAAACGTATAAATATCTGAAAGCAAAAACTACTGTAAAATAG